The following are from one region of the Salvia splendens isolate huo1 chromosome 2, SspV2, whole genome shotgun sequence genome:
- the LOC121775431 gene encoding transcription factor IBH1-like encodes MNIQPPNSSSIKSRFAVKFVQAMKRLSKRRGMGDRYKRYRATRAAARVSLAAAVGPERAWSRAVLRRIKKRRGLIGRTTTNPRRNLRGLVPGGKGMDYCSLLSETAHYITCLQAQVQVMQDMLHLSSP; translated from the coding sequence ATGAATATTCAGCCCCCTAATTCTAGCAGCATCAAGAGTAGGTTTGCAGTGAAGTTTGTTCAAGCAATGAAGAGGCTGAGCAAGAGAAGAGGCATGGGAGATAGGTACAAAAGATACCGGGCGACGAGAGCAGCGGCGCGCGTGTCCTTGGCAGCTGCAGTGGGGCCGGAGAGGGCGTGGAGCCGGGCCGTGCTGAGGAGGATCAAGAAGAGGCGTGGATTGATTGGGAGGACGACGACAAACCCTAGACGAAACCTACGAGGATTGGTGCCCGGTGGAAAAGGAATGGACTATTGCAGTTTGTTGAGTGAAACTGCTCATTACATAACATGCCTTCAAGCACAGGTACAAGTTATGCAAGATATGCTACACCTCTCTTCCCCTTGA